From the Primulina tabacum isolate GXHZ01 chromosome 3, ASM2559414v2, whole genome shotgun sequence genome, one window contains:
- the LOC142539184 gene encoding ubiquitin-like protein 5, translating to MLEVVLNDRLGKKVRVKCNDDDTIGDLKKLVAAQTGTRADKIRIQKWYTVYKDHITLKDYEIHDGMGLELYYN from the coding sequence ATGTTAGAGGTGGTGCTGAACGATCGGTTGGGGAAGAAAGTTCGTGTGAAGTGCAATGATGATGATACGATCGGCGATTTGAAGAAACTGGTGGCTGCTCAGACGGGGACTAGGGCTGACAAAATACGAATTCAGAAGTGGTACACCGTCTACAAGGATCATATCACCCTCAAAGACTACGAGATCCACGATGGAATGGGTCTCGAGCTCTACTACAACTAA